Proteins from a single region of Pseudomonas quebecensis:
- a CDS encoding ATP-binding protein: MSDLRDQAVQFGPYRVHPRQRLVLEADRPLRLGRRAVDILLILLEQAGNVVSKQELIARVWPKSVVEDGNLRVHMAALRKALGDGQAGQRYIVTVAQRGYSFVAPLSIEPMSLPSDGVPQRPCHNLPLRRTRMIGRHALIDSLVQQLPAQRFVTLTGAGGIGKTTVALRVAELLIGHYRDGIHLLDLAPLSTPSLILPNLAALLDLAPAAHGPLVTFACSLQERQLLLVIDNCEHLLDDIALISETLLRHAPHVHILATSREALRAEGEYVQRLDPLACPPASVNRAQALGYPALQLLIERAMAHQEHFELSETELPLAIDICQRLDGIPLAIELVAAQIERFGLPGLLTQLDDNPGLLNRGRDNALPRHHTLRATLDWSFNLLGADEQICLRRLAVFRDGFSLASATAVIAGQALSAAQVPGAITQLVGKSLLNVEPGDDDMVYRLLDITRAYALEKLSLAQELDATRERHAERCLALMEQAQADWSSLATQPWIDRYAPLREDIRAALDWGLGEKGAHALAIRLTVSTMPLWQELSLLREHGLYVGKALDLMANTDVPCPQLAMQLQLALGSLSYHAVGGAFQSGAAFDDARRLAEQCQDLSGQLRAISGHLAVNLCSGRYGEALAQSQQFDRLDPRTDPLLGVSNQRLQVLAQHYTGNQILARQNAEQVLQRMAHSGHLNRFAHGIGVQYDQCVASLTVLARILWLQGHAERAWRTARQALELAQQINHGTSICYTLALAGVVIARYNGDQAAAQSLQALLLEQSHKHGVQLFQTWAAHYAGILTGNDLQGLGLIDDILITLGASDVDEHGEARARSGAAGWCAPEVLRVSAEQRLRHGDTLAAETLLQEAIELARRQGALAWELRSVVSLARVWQGQGRADAARDMLKAVYERFSEGFATADLVDARRLLDQLQDKRPA, from the coding sequence ATGAGTGACCTTCGTGATCAGGCCGTGCAGTTCGGCCCCTACCGCGTCCACCCACGCCAACGCCTGGTGCTGGAGGCCGATCGCCCCCTGCGCCTGGGCCGGCGGGCGGTGGATATTCTGCTGATCCTGCTGGAGCAGGCCGGCAATGTGGTGAGCAAGCAGGAACTGATCGCGCGGGTCTGGCCTAAAAGCGTGGTGGAAGACGGCAACCTGCGGGTGCACATGGCGGCGCTGCGCAAGGCATTGGGCGATGGCCAGGCCGGGCAGCGTTATATCGTCACGGTGGCCCAGCGCGGCTACAGTTTTGTTGCGCCACTGAGCATTGAACCGATGAGCCTGCCCAGCGATGGTGTTCCCCAGCGTCCATGCCACAACCTGCCCCTGCGCCGCACTCGCATGATCGGGCGCCATGCGCTGATCGACAGCCTGGTGCAGCAGTTGCCCGCACAACGCTTTGTCACCCTGACCGGCGCCGGCGGCATCGGCAAGACCACCGTGGCGCTGCGCGTGGCGGAATTGCTGATCGGCCATTACCGCGACGGGATTCACCTGCTGGACCTGGCGCCCCTGAGCACACCGTCGCTGATTCTGCCCAACCTCGCCGCCCTGCTCGACCTCGCACCGGCCGCACACGGGCCGCTGGTGACCTTCGCGTGCAGCCTGCAGGAGCGTCAGCTGCTGTTGGTGATCGACAACTGCGAGCACCTGCTGGACGACATCGCGCTGATCAGCGAAACCCTGCTGCGCCACGCCCCTCACGTGCACATTCTGGCCACCAGCCGCGAAGCGCTGCGCGCCGAGGGTGAGTACGTGCAGCGCCTGGACCCGCTGGCCTGCCCACCCGCCAGCGTCAACCGCGCCCAGGCCCTTGGCTACCCGGCCCTGCAACTGCTGATCGAACGGGCCATGGCGCATCAGGAGCACTTTGAACTCAGCGAAACCGAGCTGCCCCTGGCGATCGATATCTGCCAACGCCTCGACGGTATTCCCCTGGCCATCGAGCTGGTGGCGGCGCAGATCGAGCGCTTCGGCCTGCCGGGACTGCTGACGCAACTGGACGACAATCCCGGCCTGCTCAACCGTGGCCGGGACAATGCCCTGCCCCGCCATCACACCCTGCGCGCCACGCTGGACTGGAGCTTCAACCTGCTGGGCGCCGACGAGCAGATCTGCCTGCGCCGTCTGGCGGTGTTTCGCGATGGCTTCAGTTTGGCCAGCGCCACAGCAGTCATCGCCGGCCAAGCGCTTTCGGCGGCGCAGGTGCCCGGCGCGATCACCCAACTGGTGGGCAAATCGCTGCTGAACGTCGAGCCCGGCGATGACGACATGGTCTATCGCCTGCTGGATATCACACGCGCCTACGCCCTGGAAAAACTCAGCCTCGCCCAGGAACTCGACGCGACCCGCGAGCGCCACGCCGAGCGCTGCCTGGCGCTGATGGAACAGGCGCAGGCCGATTGGTCATCGTTGGCCACGCAGCCGTGGATCGATCGCTACGCACCGCTGCGCGAGGATATCCGCGCCGCGCTCGACTGGGGCCTGGGCGAAAAAGGCGCGCACGCGCTGGCCATCCGCCTGACCGTCAGCACGATGCCGCTGTGGCAGGAGTTGTCACTGCTGCGCGAACACGGTTTGTACGTGGGCAAGGCCCTGGACCTGATGGCCAATACCGATGTGCCCTGCCCGCAGTTGGCCATGCAGCTGCAACTGGCCCTCGGCAGCCTGTCATACCATGCCGTGGGCGGCGCCTTTCAGAGCGGCGCGGCGTTCGACGATGCCAGGCGCCTGGCGGAGCAATGCCAGGACCTGAGCGGGCAGTTGCGTGCGATCTCCGGGCATTTGGCGGTGAATCTGTGTAGCGGTCGCTATGGCGAAGCGTTGGCGCAGAGCCAGCAGTTCGACCGCCTGGACCCGCGCACCGACCCCTTGCTGGGCGTGAGCAATCAACGCCTGCAAGTGCTGGCGCAGCACTACACGGGCAACCAGATTCTGGCCCGCCAGAATGCCGAGCAGGTGCTCCAGCGCATGGCCCACAGCGGCCACTTGAACCGGTTCGCCCACGGCATTGGTGTGCAATACGACCAGTGTGTCGCCTCGCTGACCGTGCTGGCGCGCATCCTGTGGCTGCAAGGCCATGCCGAACGCGCCTGGCGCACCGCCCGCCAGGCCTTGGAGCTGGCACAGCAAATCAACCACGGCACGTCGATCTGCTACACCCTGGCCCTGGCGGGCGTGGTAATTGCCCGCTATAACGGCGACCAGGCCGCGGCGCAGTCGCTGCAGGCGCTGCTGCTGGAGCAGTCGCACAAGCATGGCGTGCAGCTGTTCCAGACCTGGGCCGCGCATTACGCGGGGATCCTGACCGGCAACGACCTGCAGGGCCTGGGATTGATCGATGACATCCTGATCACCCTGGGCGCCAGCGACGTCGATGAGCACGGCGAGGCCCGCGCCCGCAGCGGTGCCGCAGGCTGGTGTGCGCCGGAGGTTCTGCGAGTGAGCGCCGAACAACGGCTGCGCCACGGCGACACGCTGGCCGCCGAAACCCTGCTGCAGGAGGCGATCGAGCTGGCGCGGCGCCAAGGTGCGCTGGCCTGGGAGCTGCGCAGCGTTGTGTCATTGGCGCGGGTATGGCAGGGCCAGGGCCGCGCGGATGCTGCACGGGACATGCTCAAGGCCGTGTATGAGCGTTTCAGCGAAGGTTTCGCCACGGCGGATCTAGTCGACGCTCGCCGCCTGCTCGACCAGCTGCAGGACAAACGGCCGGCCTGA
- a CDS encoding DUF465 domain-containing protein, with protein sequence MPVKHDLYQDLGLSKEAVHERRASDKRLDSLLSQYDAADADVVKAEGASASDEDVEKLKKKRLLVKDKIVAQLG encoded by the coding sequence ATGCCAGTGAAACACGACCTGTATCAGGATTTGGGGTTGAGCAAGGAAGCCGTTCACGAACGCAGGGCAAGCGATAAACGTCTGGACTCGCTGCTCAGCCAATACGACGCCGCCGATGCGGACGTAGTGAAGGCCGAAGGAGCAAGTGCCAGCGATGAGGACGTGGAAAAACTGAAGAAAAAACGCTTATTGGTGAAAGACAAGATCGTGGCGCAATTGGGCTGA
- a CDS encoding MGH1-like glycoside hydrolase domain-containing protein, whose protein sequence is MSASILQTIEGRRLLGECADAWRAWGPYLSERQWGTVREDYSADGDAWRYFPHDHARSRAYRWGEDGLAGFSDKAQHWCLGLALWNERDAIIKERLFGLNNAEGNHGEDVKELYFFVDGVPSHAYMRMLYKYPHAAFPYDDLVAENARRSLSDAEYEILDTGVFEDNRYCDVSVEYAKHQPDDIFMRITVHNRSQQPTRLQVLPQLWARNDWSWTFDAPKPRLSLDGEQVLARHPELADRRLSAWGQDGLEWVFCENESNVVRLNGQAAPGPFKDGINDYLVSGVDSAIRRDAGTKVAARFILDLAGLASQTLYVRFAPLAAPQVNARKLFEQRRQEADDFYTALQHGISDADARNVQRQALAGLLWSKQLYYFDVNQWLDGDPTQPAPPPERLHLRNSHWRHLSNFDILTMPDTWEYPWYASWDQGFQAVAMALIDPGYAKHQLLLLVKDRFMHPNGQLPAYEWRFDDANPPVHAWASWRVYQQDKALTGIGDLDFLERIFHKLLLNFSWWVNRKDAEGRNLFQGGFLGLDNIALFDRSAALPPGYQLDQADGTAWVAAYALDLMRIALELAKRNAVYVDIAVKFFEHFLYIAGAINRVDDSAEGLWDEQDLFFYDVLHRPDGQNEPVRLRSIVGLMPLFAVLVLEQREHEGLAGLRERLLGFMHHRPDLAKLVSRWNEPGQGNRLLLALLRGERTKDLLRRMLDADEFLSAFGVRSLSKAFAEQPLALKMNGDTLCARYQPGESDSRLYGGNSNWRGPLWMPVNYMLIESLREFQRYYADNFSVEYPVGSGYLASLGEVADSLSQRMTRLFLRDENGSRPSMAGYAQLEADPASRDLVLFHEYFHGETGRGLGASHQTGWSALVALLLQSQCGRGLAPDSGGSVN, encoded by the coding sequence ATGAGCGCGTCTATTCTGCAAACGATCGAGGGCCGGCGCCTGCTTGGTGAGTGCGCCGACGCCTGGCGCGCGTGGGGGCCCTATCTGAGCGAACGCCAGTGGGGCACGGTGCGCGAGGACTACAGCGCCGACGGCGATGCCTGGCGCTACTTTCCCCACGATCACGCGCGCAGCCGTGCCTATCGCTGGGGCGAGGATGGCCTGGCCGGTTTCAGCGACAAGGCGCAACACTGGTGCCTGGGCCTGGCGCTGTGGAACGAGCGCGACGCGATCATCAAGGAGCGTCTGTTCGGCCTGAACAACGCCGAGGGCAACCACGGGGAGGACGTCAAGGAGCTGTACTTTTTCGTCGACGGTGTACCGAGCCATGCCTACATGCGCATGCTGTACAAGTACCCGCACGCCGCGTTCCCCTATGACGACCTGGTCGCCGAGAACGCCCGGCGCAGCTTGAGCGATGCCGAGTATGAAATCCTCGATACCGGGGTGTTCGAGGACAACCGTTATTGCGATGTCAGCGTCGAATACGCCAAGCACCAGCCCGACGATATTTTCATGCGTATCACCGTGCACAACCGCTCGCAGCAGCCCACGCGCCTGCAGGTGCTGCCGCAATTGTGGGCGCGCAATGACTGGAGCTGGACATTCGATGCACCCAAGCCACGGCTGAGCCTGGACGGCGAGCAGGTGTTGGCGCGTCATCCTGAGCTGGCGGATCGCCGTCTCAGCGCCTGGGGCCAGGACGGGCTGGAATGGGTGTTCTGTGAAAACGAAAGCAATGTCGTTCGGTTGAACGGGCAGGCAGCGCCGGGTCCGTTCAAAGATGGCATCAACGATTACCTGGTGAGCGGCGTTGATTCGGCGATTCGTCGCGACGCCGGCACCAAGGTCGCCGCGCGTTTCATCCTCGATCTGGCGGGGCTGGCCAGCCAGACCCTGTACGTGCGCTTCGCGCCGTTGGCAGCGCCCCAGGTCAATGCGCGCAAGCTGTTCGAGCAGCGTCGCCAGGAGGCGGATGATTTCTATACGGCGTTGCAACACGGCATCAGCGACGCGGACGCGCGCAATGTCCAGCGCCAGGCTCTGGCTGGCTTGCTGTGGTCCAAGCAGCTGTACTACTTCGACGTCAACCAATGGCTCGACGGCGATCCCACCCAGCCTGCGCCGCCACCCGAGCGCCTGCATCTGCGCAATAGCCATTGGCGGCACCTGTCCAATTTCGACATCTTGACCATGCCCGACACCTGGGAATACCCGTGGTATGCCTCCTGGGACCAAGGGTTCCAGGCCGTTGCCATGGCGCTGATCGATCCGGGGTATGCCAAGCATCAGTTGTTGCTGCTGGTGAAAGATCGCTTCATGCACCCCAACGGCCAACTGCCGGCGTACGAATGGCGTTTCGACGACGCCAACCCGCCGGTGCACGCATGGGCCAGTTGGCGGGTGTATCAGCAGGACAAGGCGCTCACCGGTATCGGCGATTTGGATTTTCTTGAGCGGATCTTCCACAAGCTGCTGTTGAATTTTTCCTGGTGGGTCAACCGCAAGGACGCCGAGGGGCGCAACCTGTTCCAGGGCGGTTTCCTGGGCCTGGACAATATTGCGTTGTTCGATCGCTCGGCCGCGCTGCCGCCGGGCTATCAGCTCGATCAGGCCGACGGCACGGCGTGGGTGGCGGCGTATGCCCTGGACCTGATGCGTATCGCTCTGGAGTTGGCCAAGCGCAATGCCGTATATGTCGATATCGCGGTGAAGTTTTTCGAGCACTTCCTGTATATCGCGGGCGCCATTAACCGGGTCGACGACAGCGCCGAAGGCCTGTGGGACGAGCAGGACCTGTTCTTTTACGACGTACTGCACCGTCCCGACGGCCAGAACGAGCCGGTGCGCCTGCGCTCCATTGTCGGCCTGATGCCGCTGTTTGCCGTGCTGGTGCTGGAACAGCGCGAACACGAAGGGCTGGCGGGGTTGCGTGAACGGCTGTTGGGTTTCATGCATCACCGGCCGGACCTTGCCAAGCTGGTGTCGCGCTGGAACGAACCGGGCCAGGGCAATCGCCTGCTACTCGCGCTGTTGCGTGGCGAGCGTACGAAGGATTTGCTGCGGCGGATGCTCGATGCCGACGAATTCCTCTCGGCCTTTGGCGTGCGCTCCCTGTCCAAGGCGTTCGCCGAGCAGCCACTGGCGCTGAAGATGAATGGCGATACCCTGTGCGCCCGTTACCAGCCGGGTGAATCCGACTCGCGCCTGTACGGCGGCAATTCCAACTGGCGCGGGCCATTGTGGATGCCGGTGAACTACATGCTGATCGAATCGTTGCGCGAATTTCAGCGTTACTACGCGGATAATTTCTCGGTGGAGTACCCGGTGGGCAGCGGCTACCTGGCGTCGCTGGGGGAAGTGGCCGACAGCCTCAGCCAGCGGATGACCCGCCTGTTTCTGCGGGATGAAAACGGTTCACGACCGTCGATGGCAGGGTATGCACAATTGGAGGCAGACCCGGCCAGTCGTGACCTGGTGTTGTTCCATGAGTATTTCCATGGCGAGACGGGGCGGGGGTTGGGGGCTTCACACCAAACGGGTTGGAGTGCGCTGGTGGCGTTGTTGCTGCAGTCCCAATGTGGGAGGGGGCTTGCCCCCGATAGCGGTGGATCAGTCAACTGA
- a CDS encoding SCP2 sterol-binding domain-containing protein: MTDVAKAVEAMKAKFNPSAAEGLDLVFGFRIDDTKNFSLIVKDKTCELQEGENPDAQVTLVMDSETLEGIVSGETDGMQAFMGGKLRTEGDMMLAMKLSELFPS, encoded by the coding sequence ATGACTGACGTAGCCAAAGCTGTAGAAGCAATGAAAGCCAAATTCAACCCAAGCGCCGCCGAAGGCCTGGACCTGGTGTTCGGTTTCCGTATCGACGACACCAAGAACTTCTCCCTGATCGTCAAGGACAAGACCTGCGAACTGCAGGAAGGCGAAAACCCAGACGCTCAGGTCACCCTGGTGATGGACAGCGAAACCCTGGAAGGCATCGTCAGCGGCGAGACCGATGGCATGCAGGCCTTCATGGGCGGCAAGCTGCGCACCGAAGGCGACATGATGCTGGCGATGAAGCTGAGCGAACTGTTTCCGTCCTGA
- the hglS gene encoding 2-oxoadipate dioxygenase/decarboxylase HglS, translating into MPASAPVSPDEIRKGFSKAMSEMYREEVPLYGALMELVAQVNAQALEADPVLAQQLQRTGEIQRLDMERHGAIRLGTAAELATIRRLFAVMGMQPVGYYDLTPAGVPVHSTAFRAVHESALQASPFRVFTSLLRLELIEDPELRVFAETALAKRSIFTQGALALIEQAERDGGLNAAAADEFIRQALETFRWHHTATVTATQYRQLSDQHRLIADVVAFKGPHINHLTPRTLDIDQVQAAMPSKGITPKAVIEGPPRRQCPILLRQTSFKALDEPIAFTDAQGSHSARFGEIEHRGVALTPKGRALYDRLLNAARDELGTFPNESNAARYTQLMAQHFQAFPDNYTHMREQGLAYFRYFATHTGMAARGQADQPRTLPALIDAGHIDVEPLVYEDFLPVSAAGIFQSNLGDAAQSHYSANSNQAEFEQALGSPTLDELKLYAETQQRSMEECLRVLLA; encoded by the coding sequence ATGCCAGCCAGCGCACCTGTCAGCCCAGACGAGATTCGCAAGGGCTTTTCCAAGGCCATGTCCGAGATGTACCGCGAGGAAGTCCCGCTGTATGGCGCGCTGATGGAACTGGTGGCGCAGGTCAACGCACAGGCGCTTGAGGCCGACCCGGTACTGGCGCAACAGCTGCAACGCACCGGCGAAATCCAGCGCCTGGACATGGAACGTCATGGCGCCATTCGCCTGGGCACGGCCGCCGAGCTGGCTACCATCCGCCGTTTGTTCGCGGTCATGGGCATGCAGCCGGTGGGCTATTACGACCTGACCCCGGCGGGCGTACCGGTGCATTCCACCGCGTTCCGCGCGGTGCATGAAAGCGCGCTGCAAGCCAGCCCGTTTCGCGTATTCACGTCGCTGCTGCGCCTGGAACTGATCGAAGACCCCGAACTGCGCGTCTTCGCCGAAACCGCCCTGGCCAAACGCTCGATCTTCACCCAGGGCGCCCTGGCGTTGATCGAGCAGGCGGAGCGAGACGGCGGCCTCAACGCAGCGGCCGCCGATGAATTTATTCGCCAGGCCCTGGAAACGTTCCGCTGGCACCACACTGCCACGGTTACCGCCACGCAATACCGGCAACTCAGCGACCAGCATCGCCTGATCGCCGACGTGGTGGCCTTCAAGGGCCCGCATATCAACCACCTCACCCCGCGCACCCTGGACATCGACCAAGTACAAGCCGCCATGCCCAGTAAAGGCATCACGCCCAAGGCCGTGATCGAAGGCCCGCCCCGCCGCCAGTGTCCGATCCTGCTGCGCCAGACCAGCTTCAAGGCCCTCGACGAACCCATCGCATTCACCGACGCCCAAGGCAGCCACAGCGCACGTTTCGGCGAAATCGAACACCGCGGCGTCGCACTCACGCCCAAGGGCCGCGCGCTGTATGACCGCCTGCTGAATGCCGCCCGTGATGAGTTGGGCACCTTCCCCAACGAGAGCAACGCCGCGCGCTACACGCAGTTGATGGCGCAGCACTTCCAGGCGTTCCCCGATAACTACACGCACATGCGCGAACAGGGCCTGGCGTACTTTCGCTACTTCGCCACGCACACAGGCATGGCAGCCCGCGGCCAGGCCGACCAACCCCGCACCCTGCCGGCGCTGATCGACGCAGGACACATCGATGTAGAACCATTGGTCTATGAGGACTTCCTGCCAGTGAGCGCAGCCGGAATCTTCCAGTCGAACCTGGGGGACGCTGCGCAAAGTCACTACTCGGCCAACTCGAACCAGGCCGAGTTCGAGCAGGCCCTGGGCAGCCCGACCCTTGATGAATTGAAGTTGTATGCAGAGACGCAACAGCGATCGATGGAGGAGTGTTTGCGGGTGTTGTTGGCCTGA
- the tkt gene encoding transketolase, translating into MTHPATAVDTQCINTLRTLAMDAVQKANSGHPGTPMGLAPVGYTLWSRFLRYHPEQPDWPNRDRFVLSVGHASMLLYSLLHLAGVVEIDAHGQRTGEPAISLDDIKQFRQADSKTPGHPEYRMTTGVETTTGPLGQGCANSVGMAMAERWLAERFNHDGQVVFDYNVYTLCGDGDMMEGISSEAASMAGHLKLDNLCWIYDNNTISIEGHTELAFSEDVIKRFQAYGWHTLHVTDANDLAALSHALQTFQTNTGAPTLIVVDSVIGYGSPHKHNTAAAHGEPLGDEEIRLTKAAYGWPQDASFLVPDAARTALRDALYERAEPLFQAWNQALAGLDPQRADELRRMRAGLMPEHWQTQLPSFAADAKGVASRASGGEVLNAFAQQIPWLLGGSADLSPSTKTNLTFDGAGRFSADDYSGRNLHFGIREHAMGAIANGLALSYLRPYTSTFLVFSDYMKPPIRLAAIMELPVVFVFTHDSIGVGEDGPTHQPIEHLTQLRATPGLLTLRPGDANETLELWKVALAQTHRPSCMVLSRQPLPTLDRTLYAPACGAARGAYVLAGADAPAVILIATGSEVSLAVAAYEQLKADGIGARVVSMPSWELFEDQDQAYRDSVLPPALTARVVVEQAGPLGWDRYVGQTGAKVVMNSFGASAPLSKLQAKFGFTVEHVVKEAKAQIRLATH; encoded by the coding sequence ATGACTCACCCAGCCACTGCTGTCGACACCCAATGCATCAACACCCTTCGCACCCTGGCGATGGACGCCGTGCAGAAGGCCAATTCCGGCCATCCCGGCACGCCCATGGGCCTGGCGCCGGTGGGGTATACGTTGTGGAGCCGGTTTCTGCGCTACCACCCGGAGCAACCCGACTGGCCTAACCGAGACCGCTTTGTGTTGTCGGTGGGCCATGCCTCGATGCTGCTGTACTCGCTGCTGCACCTGGCCGGTGTGGTGGAGATCGACGCTCATGGCCAACGCACCGGCGAGCCGGCGATCAGCCTGGACGATATCAAGCAGTTCCGCCAAGCGGACTCCAAGACGCCCGGCCACCCGGAATACCGCATGACCACCGGTGTGGAAACCACCACCGGCCCGCTCGGCCAGGGGTGCGCCAACAGCGTCGGCATGGCGATGGCCGAACGCTGGCTGGCCGAGCGCTTCAACCACGACGGCCAGGTGGTGTTCGACTACAACGTCTACACCCTGTGCGGCGACGGCGACATGATGGAAGGCATCAGCAGCGAAGCGGCGTCCATGGCCGGGCACTTGAAGCTGGATAACCTGTGCTGGATCTACGACAACAACACCATCAGCATCGAAGGCCACACTGAGCTTGCGTTCAGTGAGGATGTGATCAAGCGCTTCCAGGCCTATGGCTGGCACACGTTGCACGTCACCGATGCCAACGATCTGGCCGCGTTGAGCCACGCCCTGCAAACATTCCAAACCAATACCGGCGCGCCCACGTTGATCGTGGTCGACAGCGTGATCGGCTACGGTTCGCCTCACAAGCACAACACCGCCGCCGCCCATGGCGAGCCGTTGGGCGACGAGGAAATACGCCTGACCAAGGCCGCGTACGGCTGGCCGCAGGATGCCAGTTTCCTGGTGCCCGACGCCGCGCGCACGGCCCTGCGCGATGCGCTGTACGAGCGCGCCGAGCCGTTATTCCAAGCGTGGAACCAGGCGTTGGCCGGCCTCGACCCGCAGCGCGCCGATGAGTTACGCCGCATGCGCGCAGGCTTGATGCCCGAGCATTGGCAGACACAATTGCCCAGCTTTGCAGCGGATGCCAAAGGCGTCGCCAGCCGCGCCTCCGGTGGTGAGGTGCTGAACGCCTTCGCCCAGCAGATCCCGTGGTTGCTCGGTGGCTCGGCGGACTTGTCGCCGTCGACTAAGACTAACCTGACGTTCGACGGCGCCGGGCGTTTCAGCGCCGACGACTACAGTGGTCGCAACCTGCACTTCGGCATCCGCGAACATGCCATGGGCGCGATTGCCAATGGTTTGGCATTGTCCTACCTGCGGCCGTACACCTCGACGTTCCTGGTGTTCAGCGACTACATGAAACCGCCGATCCGCCTTGCGGCAATCATGGAATTGCCGGTGGTGTTCGTGTTTACCCACGACTCGATTGGCGTCGGTGAAGACGGACCGACACACCAACCCATCGAGCACCTGACCCAACTGCGCGCCACCCCCGGATTGCTCACCCTGCGGCCTGGCGACGCCAATGAAACCCTGGAACTGTGGAAGGTCGCCCTGGCCCAGACCCATCGGCCAAGCTGCATGGTGCTGTCACGCCAACCGCTGCCGACGCTGGACCGCACGCTGTACGCGCCGGCTTGCGGTGCCGCCAGGGGCGCCTATGTGTTGGCAGGCGCTGACGCGCCTGCAGTCATCCTGATCGCGACGGGCAGTGAGGTCAGCCTGGCCGTGGCGGCCTATGAACAGCTCAAGGCTGACGGGATCGGCGCGCGAGTGGTGTCCATGCCCAGCTGGGAGCTGTTCGAGGATCAGGACCAGGCCTACCGCGACAGCGTGCTGCCCCCGGCGCTGACCGCCCGAGTGGTAGTCGAACAGGCCGGCCCCTTGGGCTGGGATCGGTATGTGGGCCAGACGGGCGCCAAGGTGGTGATGAACAGTTTTGGTGCTTCGGCACCGCTGAGCAAACTCCAGGCGAAGTTCGGATTCACGGTTGAGCATGTGGTGAAAGAAGCCAAGGCCCAGATTCGACTGGCAACCCACTGA
- a CDS encoding helix-turn-helix domain-containing protein produces MARLEYCAPRLPATGGLCPRRERIAKQLILANLGESLAIADLAQACALSRSHFSRAFKCTTGLSPQEWIRQQRIQRAKELIISSSLSLTQISLECGFCDQAHFCHMFTRSEGVNPMTWRNHQLRHKSQVIAA; encoded by the coding sequence ATGGCCCGACTTGAGTACTGTGCGCCCCGCCTGCCCGCCACCGGCGGCCTCTGCCCCCGGCGCGAACGTATCGCCAAACAACTGATCCTGGCCAACCTGGGCGAAAGCCTGGCCATCGCCGACCTGGCCCAGGCCTGCGCGCTGTCGCGCAGCCATTTCTCCCGGGCGTTCAAATGCACCACCGGATTGTCGCCCCAGGAATGGATTCGTCAACAACGCATCCAGCGCGCCAAAGAGCTGATCATTTCGTCTTCCCTGAGCCTGACGCAAATCAGCCTGGAGTGCGGGTTCTGCGACCAGGCGCACTTCTGCCATATGTTCACCCGCAGCGAAGGGGTCAACCCGATGACCTGGCGAAATCACCAACTGCGTCACAAGTCGCAGGTGATCGCCGCCTAG
- a CDS encoding LysR family transcriptional regulator produces MNRNDLRRVDMNLLVIFEALMFEKNLTRVAEKLFMGQPAVSAALGRLRDLFDDPLLLRNGRGMEPTPRAVAILKELQPAMDTISGAVSRAKDFDPSTSCAVFRIGLSDDAEFGLFPPLLSQLREEAPGIIVVVRRANYLLMSSLLASGEISVGVSYTTELPANAKRRKLRDIPCKVLRGDDGAAPLSLDDYCERPHAMVSFSGDLSGNIDLDLARIGRARRVVLAVPQFSGLRALLAGTQIIATVPDYAACALTEGTSLRAEDPPFAIDAAELSMVWSGVHDNDPAERWLRARIAEHMARKV; encoded by the coding sequence ATGAACCGCAATGACCTGCGCCGCGTCGACATGAACCTGCTGGTGATTTTCGAAGCCTTGATGTTCGAGAAGAACCTGACCCGGGTCGCCGAAAAACTGTTTATGGGGCAACCGGCGGTAAGCGCGGCGCTGGGGCGTCTGCGCGACCTGTTCGACGATCCGCTGCTGCTGCGCAATGGGCGGGGCATGGAGCCTACGCCACGGGCGGTGGCGATCCTCAAGGAGCTGCAACCGGCCATGGACACCATTTCCGGAGCGGTCAGCCGCGCCAAGGATTTCGATCCTTCCACCAGCTGCGCGGTATTTCGCATCGGCCTGTCCGACGACGCCGAATTCGGCCTGTTCCCGCCCTTGCTCAGCCAACTGCGCGAAGAAGCACCGGGGATTATCGTGGTGGTACGCCGGGCCAATTACCTGCTGATGTCATCGTTGCTGGCCAGTGGCGAGATCTCGGTGGGCGTCAGTTACACCACCGAACTGCCGGCGAATGCCAAGCGCAGGAAGCTGCGGGATATCCCGTGCAAGGTCCTGCGCGGCGACGACGGCGCAGCGCCGCTGAGCCTGGACGACTATTGCGAGCGGCCCCATGCGATGGTGTCGTTTTCCGGGGACTTGAGCGGCAATATCGACCTGGACCTGGCGCGCATCGGTCGGGCGCGGCGAGTGGTGCTGGCGGTGCCGCAGTTCAGTGGCCTGCGAGCCTTGCTGGCCGGCACGCAGATCATCGCCACCGTGCCGGACTACGCGGCATGCGCGCTGACCGAGGGCACGTCATTGCGCGCCGAAGACCCGCCGTTCGCGATTGATGCGGCAGAGTTATCGATGGTGTGGAGCGGGGTCCATGACAATGACCCGGCGGAGCGCTGGTTGCGCGCGCGGATTGCCGAGCATATGGCGCGCAAAGTGTGA